A region of the Scatophagus argus isolate fScaArg1 chromosome 14, fScaArg1.pri, whole genome shotgun sequence genome:
GGATCATCCTGTTTTCCGCCTGCAGGATTTTGCACCTTCATACAGTATTTCCACCAAATTGACTGTTCCCTTCAAATACTGCAGGGAGCTGCAACTGGCAGATCACACTGCTGTCTGAACTGAACTCCTTCACACTACCATTTCCTGGCTTTCACAAGTCGATGCAAATTTACCACGAAAATCTCACTAATCAAAGCACTTGTCAGCGAGCTGACGATGAAATATtattcaattttcttttcttttttttttttaggagaGCTAATGTAAACCATAGAAGGAAGTAATTTGTTTGTTCAGTCATTACTCTTTCTGACCTCCATTTGACACTAGGAGGTGGTGATAATAAACCCAGCAGTACATTCATGACCtattttcttttgcactttgtgtacatgcagtattttgtttAGGGGACAAATAAACCCAGACAGACTGATGATTAGGAAGGGCTAAAACCTTGACCTTTTGGCTAAACATGATAACCTTTACAAATAAGCCACAACAGATTCCTTGTCCCCCTAATCAGTGAGTCAGAGtttaatcttgtttttctttaacgGCAACAGAAGAATTTCTCTATTGTCCTACAGTGCAAAGTTGGCTGGTGTGCTGCCAATTATTGTGTCGTTTCTTTGCTCACTTAATAATTAGAGCGGTTTTGCACCATGTGTGTGAGTCTGATAAAGGCAGGAAGGCAGCTTGGGCCTTGATAAGATGCCATATAGTTGCTCAAATAAGCACCACTCCAAGAATGCTTGGACATTCCTTGAGTACAATGAGAAGGGAAATGGATCATAGATCAATCATTTGTGCATGGTCTTGTGGATCACCTCCAGCTTTTACACTGTCATAAAGCTTTGGATTGCCTCAGGCCAAAGTGATTTTTCAGCCCTGGAAAATCTTGTTTTCGATCTCTATGTCTCCTAATGAAAGGATCTAACAAGAAGAGAGCCCTATAAATGTTAATGTTCCAAGACTTGCTATCAACCACTTAAAATGCTTGAACTTCTGATGTGAAAAGCAATCAAGTGTAAAGGCAGGGAAAAGGCAATTTACCTGGTCATACCTTGACTGAGGAGGGTGGATGTGTCAGCTGGTTCAACCTGAGGAAGGAGGAATAGTTTTAGAAATTAAGGATGCACCAAAACTCTGAGACAGACCTTCTCAAAGCACACTCAActttgttttactgtctttttcCAAGTAATCACCACCAAATGTTTCccacttttcagttttcactcaTCACATGCTAACTGTCCTCTCTGATCCTGCAGGCTGCAGTGCTCAACCCGCCctgacacacactgaatctGCACTGGCAAGGTGCACTGGCATGGCAGATGAGACAGTTCTGCTCTCCCACCTCACTAAGTGTAAATGTGGAATgggtgaaaatgtgtgtgtctggggggaAACTGAAACTGAGATATAAATGGCAACCCTGCAGCCAAAAAAAGCTAACAACCTAGAAATAATAAAGCACTCTTTAAGGCTGGAAATAGAAAAGCGCGCTCCAGTGAATAACTCGTTCGGCTCCGCGCCTTTTATAAATAGCATCGTGTATCTGAGGACACACTCAAagcaggggaaaaaacagcagcaaagcactCTGTAAAGTCAGACGGAATTTATAAATTGGGGGCTTTATACCATGAATGGCACCTATAAATATCACAGCCATAAAACAGCCCTAGTTGTACAACGTTGTGGATGTTGTCGTCTTTCTTGGTCCCATAGGTGCTGTTTGCAGCGAGTTACataagagctgctgctgtttaagTCTGAGGTTTGTCTTCATTGGGACATTAAGTACAAATCTGTATGGTTCTGTACAGGCCTTTGGTATACTATGTGAGGTATGCAACAGTAcgcttgctgtgtgtgtttatatatagcTGGATGAAATATGACATGGTTGTGTATGATTAGCTCCTCTGTGAGTGAGGCATACAAGCAAATGTGGAAGTGAACAAGAACAACCTGAATTACTCTGACAGGACAGTTCATTGTAGACACAGATGGAAACGCATTTGAGTAAATGTAGGAGAATACTGCATTTCATATTAAATTAGGATCAAAGTGCATTCTCAGTCTAATATCCTGACATCAAATATCATACATTTGAAAGTTCAGGAGAAAGTTGGGTACTTTCTAATCATATAAAACagatgtatttgttttcataaagaAGACAGATAGATATAAATGAACAACCTTCCAGTGCCTCCAAGAGTCTCTTTTAAATGTCTGGGACTTTTTAAACTCCATCTGTTGCTCTTTTAGCTTAAAGCATGTAGTGTGAAAGTCAAGGGGTTGTGGTTAGATATAGTCTGAGTGAACATGTGCCATCTGCCCACACTGTGCAATAATGTGGTCAGATAGCTTGAACCACATATTGGACCACAAACAAGTATCTATTCCTGGCATGATGGCAAGAGTGAGACTTTTCTTTTAGTCATTGTTCTGCATTTCATGCCTTTTTTCCCCTGGACCAGGAACAACAGAAACCACAGCACAGCGTTGCAGAGACCCCTTTAAAACCGTATTTTATAAGAACTATTTACAGCTTGGATAATAGCTTGACCCCAGGATTCTAACTTTCAGTAAATCTATGTGAAgtttctacatttctttttgCAAATTTTAAGTTGTCCTCCACATTACATATGATTATAAAATAAGCTTATTCTGCTTAAACTGCACTAAAATCTCTCAAATCTCTCTTTATGTGGGAAAGACCAGCAACCAACTCCACAGGATGAAGACAAGGCGACTGCAGACAGACGTCAGACATCAGACTGCCATCCTGTCTAAAAACGTCCCTCATCTTCAACAGGAAGGAAGTCATTTCTGAGAGCGCTGGCAGCAGGGGAGTACATCAATGTGAtaaaaagttggaaaaaaatagcaagaaagaaacaagaagtCATGTCTCACCATCTGAAAGAcgatgagtgtgtttgttttagcctTTTAAGGCCATGACCAGCTACCGTGCCCTCTGGGTTCACGTCTTTGGTGTTTGACAGAGGAAAATATGAATGCATGAATAAGAGGGGCGGTAGCTGGTAAAAGTCTAAGTAAGCACTCTTTAACAAACTGATGGCTAGAACAGCTTGTGTCAGCTCTGGAGCACTTTCAGCTGACTGGCTCTTTCTATTGGCTCAAAGGCTTTTCAAAGTCTTGCAGGATTGGCACCACCGTTGGCAACGCTGGGCAGCTTGTCCCTGATGGACGGCAAACCTCAGCATCAGGGTTAAAGAGCATAGTGCTGTCCAGACAAAGTCTCAAACCTTTTTGTGTCTGTACGGCACTCAGAGCAAAAATAAAGCTGTTTCCTCTGCCTCTTGTACTGAGGTGATGTGTTTGGATATTTGGAGTCAATAGAGGACATCTGAAGCAAGtagtaaatatttaaagaataaacaactaaataatgaatgaaataatgacGAGTTATTCAAACAATGTCTGAGTCACTTACTGTTTCTCAGCCTTCTCCCTGTCATCCAGGAAAAACAGGGCAGTGGCCAGGAAAAACATGCCCCCCAGGACGATGATAAACGGACAAAGCATGAGGGCATAGCCCAGACTGAGGAATCGCCACAGCGATGACGTGGTGTAGCTCTGCTGAAGGCCGTCGGAGATCTTCACCCAGGAGCACCAGCATAAATACACAacgacaaacacacacccaccaaCCATCACCAAAACCACCACACGTacgcacacagaaacaaaagagaagagagattTCATTCAAACTAATCATCCAGCAAAGGTTCTTAAAATATTCTCTGACACACTGTATGACTCTATATGCTGTTCTCATACTCATACTGAACGGCTTTACCAGAATGAGTTCTGCATGTTTCATCATAGCAACAGATAAAACAGTCCAAAAGCATGATGTAAGACgccctgtttttgttttaagcgAGGCAGGATTTCGCAGCTAATAGCTCATATTGCTGTCGATGGCCTGAGTAACACTGGTGTTCGGCCTGTCGTGCGTGGTGCtgaggaaaacaacagctggAGAACAGTGGGTGGGAAGTGACCATTTCTGTCTTCCAGTGTCACTCACGAGGCAGCTCTCAAAGAGATCACCGTACTGACAATCGTGATGGAGAGGAGGCTGCTGATGGTGGCTTTTAGCAGATTGCGTGCAAAGCGGGAACAAGAGGGGGCTTCTAGTCTGTGAGTCTGAGCGGCTATAGGTCACCCTGGCTGAAGCATGCTGATTACATGTTAGCGTCAGCAGAATGAGGTTCTCTATGGGGCGAAGTGGAGAACTGCTTGACAGGAGGGAACgactgtgtgtgtacactatGTGTTCATGTGCGCATATGCAAGATTGCACTcctcatgacacacacatgtagtGTGTGTCACGAGGAGTGATCAGAGAAGGGCAGCGGAAggtacaacaaaataaataaaatacacatgtGTGATTAAATCTGGTGTACttccagcagctgtgtgtgtggccagAGCAGAATCATTTTGTCAGGTACAGTAAATTGTCTGAGACCTGCACAGTACAGCTTAGCTAAAAATACACAGTAAACTGCTGCACGTCTAATTATCGAACTAGAAACCATTTCTTGGGAGATTGCTGAGAGATTGGTGCATGCGTTCCCCTGCCACCCACTCTGCCTGTGGCCATGTCCTAATCATACGGTATAGAAGAAGTCCATTATCTGTTTCTCAGGGGATTCTAATGTGACAACTGCCTTGTCTACGTGCTGATGGAGGGGATCTTGGCTCAAACTTACACGATGATTCCagataaagcttttttttttctacacaaCAGGAAGTGGCAGTTGGGTGGCACTAATATCTGCAGGCGTTTCCACAACTACAGTGAAAGCACCACACTGGTTTATAGAGTTGAGTACATCATCTGCAGCTCTGGTTGGTACACATGTCAAAACCCTTTGTGAACCAAAAggactcactcactcactcactttctccTGTGGTTGCTTAGCAATAACCACCAGTCTGTTTTTCTTGAGATTCTCTACTTTGCTCATTCACAGGATATGTGCCAGGCTGCATGGCTGAGTGTACATCTGCCCGCCCTCAGCATGCGTCATGACAAGTCCATCACACTCGCGTGCTAAACCTCAACTCAGGAACTGAGGCAGCGAGTGGTGACGCACTCGGAGCGTTTCGGGCCTCGTTGGTCAGGGGTTTGTGGAGGAGTGAGAATCCACCGGACATTCAGTGTGTCACTCAGAGGAGAGTCGTGATCCTGGAGGCTGGATGGAGAGCCTGAGTGACTGGCTAACTGTGGGGGCATGCCTGGGTAACTCTGGCTggcagtgtatgtgtgtgtgtgtgtgagctgcataGTTCTGACATGTGGAGCTTGTCGGAACATTACCAGAGCAACATTACAGATTGTATTTTAAAGCCTCCATTCTCCACATGACATGATGTAAGGTTGGAACTAAAGGTgaaactgattattttcattatcaaatcAAGGTTTGTTCTTTACTTTGCTTTGTCTGACTAACAGTCacaaacccaaagatatttaattaACAGTCACGCTATAGTTCAGACTCTCTCTCTGGTGTCAATAGGATGTTTTATGTGATCTGCAGAGACAATACAGGACCAATCTTTGAGCCGGATACTGTTTCTCAgaatctacatttttttttaaaaatgccagTTTGGTTTAGTCTTTTCAAGAGCTTGTCAGTACTTGGAGATAACTTACTGCTCCTTTTATCTGGCGTTGACAAGAGTTTAACATTTCCATtgcaggaagaaagaaaggaaaaatctTCAATGCAGCTCAACCgacagctgtgtgtgctgccagCCTGTCAGGCCCTGACAGAGGATCTCAAGGATCAGTTTGATTCACTAATCAAAGACTTCCACTTTGCCTTTGTTAACATGACCTCGGCTGTGAGCCAGAGACaccacaatgcaatgcaatgcaaacacattaaacTAAGACAGTCTATTCTATCCCTGCACTCAAGTGTATAAATACTGGTGAAAAAGTGAAACGTTAGGATATAACGTGAAGATTGTGAAATGTATTATGGCTGTTACTGCAGCATATTTTTGTGTGTCGTACTTCCAAAGAAgccattttttccattttcccagtttctcctgcttcctgtttgctcTAATAAGGCATACAGAATGTGTACCTGTGGAGTTACTATTTAACTTCAGAAACGTTCATTCTCTATTTGGAATGGAAAGAATGCTGCTTGACAGTCTGAGATGGATCCTGTTTCACACTCCACTGAAGAGCAAGCAGCACTTGTATTCTTGCCTCCTGGATGCTATTCTTTGGGTGTGTCTTTTggaaggtgtgagtgtgtgtgtttgcatgtgtatgtgtatgtgtatgtgtgtgtgtgtgtgtgtgtgtgtgtgtgtgtgtgtgtgtttggggggtgTTTTGGGGGGCGTGGATGTGGGGGTTAGGGGGTGTGACTGTGACCTTCAGAGGCCTAGTGACCCAATAAGAACAACTCTCTCATCTTCTGACCAATCAAATACAGTAGCACTGGTCCTCTCCTGGGATCCATGAAATTTACTACAAACCGCCAGTGACAGCCTGAAGAGCAGTGGTGAAATCACAGCTCTGTTCACCAGCCCTACTGAGACATGTGTTAAAAGCTCCTCTTGTACCTCACTTGGCCCACTTAAAGAAAGAACTGAACTGGTATCTGAATACATCGTGTGTATGAATGGCGCACTCACAGGGTACATTTAAAGCTGTATGTTCCAGCTGGAACAacctgggggggggggatcttAAATGTACACCCTGATCACCACACAAAGCTGCTTCTGGGAGAGTCTTACCAGGCCAATCAGGTACGGACTTCCTGCATCACCCAAAAGATGAGAAGTGAAGCTCTGAAAGGCGACCGCCGTTGCCCTCCGTGTGGGGATAACGACAAACTGCACAGAAATaggggaggggaggtgggggtggagtgaaaaacagatgagattGTGTAAGgtaaagaagagacagaggtaGAAACATTCACTCAGTCATGTTTAAAAACTCTTCCAGTCTTCAATTATTAGAGTCCACCTGATCGGGTCAGAACACCTGATTCGGACCTGtcagtcacagtgaaaatgtcagtgatggcctgtttctgtctttatgaGCTCAGCACAGTCTCTATCCTAATTACAAATTAAGTAGCTGGTTGATACATCCACTTGGCTCACTCGGCCAAAGCCCACGTCAGAGAGAAGGCGCTCTTCCATTTGTTTCCATGAACAGCGCATGAATCAACGATGGTAAAGGCAGTAGTTATCAGCCGCACCCAAACTTTAGGTCTAAGTCCACTCACACATTTCGCAACTTAACTGGATGACTGCTATTTGGTGTAGTTTGATTCAGGAATTTCCAGTGACCCAGCAGATAAGTATAGGTTCTCAGTACTTAccattaaaatgtctgctgttatGGCCCAGTTCAGGAAAAGCAGTGTCTCTCCTATAAAAATGCAAAcctaaataaaagaagaaaataaaattgtcaaTTTATTGACGCTAATTAACCTCAGCCAGTTTCCACTGCACAACAGACTGGTAACCAGGCATGAAGCCAAAAGAGGAGGATGCAGATATTTCTACCGTGTGTGGGAAATCCACTGCTGAATAAAAGTGCTTGGTGGCTGTGgtttaaaaacatgttattaTGCTGTGGCCCAATTATACACGGAGGTGGAGGCCTTCATTTTGGTCCCATTGAACAGAGTATTTAGCTTCCGagctgaaaacagcacagcatGATAAAAGCTGTTTGTCAAAGCTGTGTATTCAGTGTGGAAACATCTGAACACTTCCTAAGTTTAGATGCAGTGTGCATGTGAATTTATGTTCTGCTTCTGAATGGGtggaacagaaaatgtaaactttaaatAACATAGTGAAATTGACATACAGCCTACTGAAAGTACAAGTAGGCTACTGCATATGCACGAGCTAGTAGCAGCTGGTGTTGCTATTTGGCCACTTTCTTAAAAACAGACCCAGAGGGATTTGGTTGCAGTGGAATCTCGTGTATCTGAGTTGGCTAGTTTCGTATGGCATGGTTTAACACAGGCGGTTgatgtgtgtttcctgctggGGAATAACCCTGCTGCAAGTGTGCCAGACCTACAGTAAAGTTCATAAAGCTACAGAAGGGGTCTGACAGCTGAGATCTAGTCTGCTGTGAGAGCTGTGAACCAGACACCGTGACCGACATATTGCCTCTTAGAAGACTTAGCTGTGTGTTGACGAGACAACAGCTGCGAGGGGGTCAATCGGCCTCGACAGAGCAGCACTCACCGTTGCAGCCACGTCACGCCTTATAATGTGACACATCTGTCAGTGCTTCGCCATGAAACCAGAGCTGATCACTTACAACTGCTACTCTACTGTACGATGATTTAATATTGTACAGCAGAGTAGTGTGAGAAGAAGTGAAGTCACATACACTACAGAGACAACAGTATCCAGAACCACCTCTTTATAGGGCTGtatttcaggggttgggcttggtctcttacttccagtaaagggaaatcccactgcttcagcataccaagacattttggacaatgctatgcttccaactttgtttgtggaaggcccttttctattccagcatgactgtgccccagtgtacaaagcaaagtccataaagacatggctggatgagtttgatgtggaagaacttgactggctcacacagagccctgacctcaaccccatcaaacaccttaGGGATGAACTGGACCGGAGATTGCGATGCAGGCCTTTTGATCCGACATCACAAATGccctactgcatgaatgggcaaaaattcccacagaaacacaatctTGTGGAAAGCGTTCCCTGAAGAATGGAAGATTTTATGGCTACAAAGCTAATTTTCATACAAccaaatactttattcttcctTGGTAAACATTTGAGAGTGCTAACCTCCTCTGTGACCGgtacaaaaatagaaatgtggTGTCACTGGGGTGCATCAGCAAAAGACCTTTCTGTCACAcagcatttgtttaaaattgaGTTGGACAGATTCGTGATTGTGTAATTAATATGGATGCTGCTGCACCTCAGGTCTAATTGGCTGAGTCATGCCTCTGTCAAACACTTGATAAATGTACACCTTTGACCTAATGGACTTCATATAAATTTCagttcattaaattaaaatcaccACTTACACAAgtaattatttgtcatttaggAACACTCAACTTTGCTGTTGAGGCAGTCAGGAAACAATAGTGTATTGAGAATAGGGCAATTAAATCAGAAGGTTCTAATAcctaaaatactgtaaaaaattGACTGTACTGAACCTGCAGTAAACAAAGTCAAAGGGCAGCCATGCCAAGGTCAGTCAAGGTCGCATATTTAGGATATGGATTGCTTGTTATGTTCCCTTACACGCATGGGAAATATTCTCCATCATTTCCAGCTTTCCAGTATTTTTACCGCCCAAGTTGTTGAGAGTCAGTTCCGACTCTTTTGTCTCTGATAAGGGTAAGAAATATGTGCTTGGTGAGTCCAACAGCCCAGAATGCATTGTCTCAGGGCAGTGGTTGTTAAGTTGCACCCTTTCCTGCCACACAAGTGCTCTGAGTATTTGCCTGACACTCGAAGTCTAGGTCATATGAGGTATGAGCCTCAGcaacctgcagcagctcctgaggccATCTCAATCTAACCAGCAATTAAGGCTATTCATTATGAGAGAGCAACACCCACTCACTACTCCTGGACCGGAATGGAACTGGCATCAGACAGGGTGTCTTTTTACAGCTTAATTCCTGATTCAAACATTAACCTCATCTGATAAACTTTAACTAAGCCTCCATGTGTTAAACTGGTTACCAGGCTTTTCCTTTTAATTCTCAGTTCCCATGGCTTATCcataattaatatattaatataactCTTTGTCAGAGGATCATTTTTCTCTGTGGACCTATTGGCTTGTGGAAGCAGGAAAGCAAAAATGGACTGACGATACATATAagattatatataaaatatataagaGCTACAGGAAGAGACTCTTACATAAGCTCCTATGATGCTCTTCTTGGCCACTACAAAGATGAGGCAAATGAAGATGGCTGAGCCCAGCATGCTGACAGCGCACACTAGCGGGTCGGCTCGCTCCGTCTTCTGGCGGCACAGGCGTGTGGTGACTGCCCCGATGACCACGCCTAACAGACCCGTCACACAGGTGATTGCCCCGAAGATTAGGCTAGACAGAAGAAATTATAACTTATTTCAAAGCAAATATAtatcatgcatgtttttggtaaaGTAAGTAATAACATCAGTGAAGCTGTAAAATAGCATGAATCCACTTAAGCCCAGTTTGTTTAACTTTCGGCATGTGGTACTCAAAGGACACTggtatttttctcttttacaagGTTTCCAGTTAAGCCAGTGACTTTAAAGTTAACACTGTGTTTAATCATTAACCTCTCACCTGTCTGTGCTACTGCAGATCTCTTTTGTACAGGCCTCTGCAGTCTTCTGGACCACCTGGGCTCTGGCCAGGTACAAAGGAATCCATATACCAAATGCACCTGTGGCAAAAGACACCGCCGCAGATGCCAGGGAGGAGAACACGTAGCTTCGACTAGccacaaagaaacacatgcacacacaaaattaattgTGATTATCTTGGCttggaaaagacagagaataaACAAGCTACTGTTTTTTGTCGCACAGTCGCAAACATCTTAGTTGCACCGGCTGTTCCTCTAATCTGATAACAACTGCAAATacataataaagaaatacagcagGAGTTGAGGAGATTATCTGGTTGGACAAGAAACCAGAATTTACAGGCGCTAAATGGTgaaaaaactgacatgaaatgCAGTTACACTGGCAATTCATGtaggaaacaaaaataacacacttaactctttttgtgtttccattGGTGGTGAGTGTGGCAGACTAAATATCACCAGGAATGCAGGGGATGAATGTGTGGTTGATCGCCTAAAATAGATCTCATAAACCTGAAAGGCTACATTACAGTTTCTGTATAGAGCTaagaacttttttttaacaaaatgtagCCCACAGGTCATATTACAACAAGGGCCTACAGTGTCATGGACGTAAAGCTCCCTACACAGGTCAGCAGCAATGCAGCATGCTAGTGTATGAGCGGCACTGGTTCACTGTGTCTTCTGTTGACATTACCATCTTTGTAATAGCTACCATAAAAAGATCTAATATATAATACCTGTCGCCTATCATGCTAAACCGTTAGCATGCATGGCTCATTGTGATCTACcgggaaaaaacaaaacctggtgTATTCTCTTTAGTCTGAAAAGAAGCCTTACTTCTTGGCAAGCGCCTTCATGTCACAGCACCAGGAAGTACGTGTTTTGATGCGTCCTCCCATCTGGTCAGCGCTGCCTCTCTTTGGCTCAGGCACGAAGACCAGGATCAGAGTTCCTGCGGTGATCCCTAAAACTGGGGACACCTATAGGGACAAGAAAGACCTATGAGATCTCATACCATGCTAAGACATCACACTGACATGATATCCAGAGTGGTTGTAGTTTGAAGGTGCAGGCCAAAGAACAATGTGTTCATATAAAATACTGAATGAAGGCCGCTATGTTTGCCGATACGCCTGACATCCTATACAAGCcctctggagctgtgtgtgtgtgtgtgtgtgtgtgtgtgtgtgtgtgtgtgtgcttgcctGTGTGTATAAGCATAGAAGACTTTAAAGGAGCTTTTTGCCTTTGAGAGCTGCTTTGTGAGCTCTGCACTGAGGGGAAAACCTCACGAGTGCCCATCTGCTGTTATGTTCACTATCATCTTTTATGGGTTATGAGGTagcatgtttgtgcatgtgtgtgtgttgggggggcaaagacaaaaagcaggATGGGATGTGTGGGAGAGGATTTGTTCAAGTAATACATATTATTCACGAAAGCAAAACCAATTTTGTCTGTCAGGGGAAATTCATCATATTATATTTTGCAGCACATTTATATGCATAAGTACTGTAGTACTGTGAAACATATGcgtgtgttggtgtgtatatgtgtatgcgCATGAGTGTGTCTTCAAATTTTTCATTGAGGGAGGAACACATAGTCTGATGTGGCTCATAATGTGGCTGATGGTATGGCTCAACACACTCTTTATGGTCTCAAAGGTGCAAGGACTACACCAACACTGATAATTTCCTTTCCAGTACTGTGTCTTCATTCCAATCTTCTTCTCCTTATGTGGGGAAATTAAGTGGCTTCCCATCTCCATCAGAATCATACAATCTGCAAAGTTTTGCACTCAAGTCCCTTCAGAATGAatctgtgacctttgaccctgacTCCCACTGTGTCCATTAGACACTTCCTGTATGTACGCTTGGCAATCAAACAAATTAGCTCTTGACCTCGCTggcacttcatttcatttcagttcctTCTTATCGTCCACATTTTTCCTTAACAAGGAAGGTAGCTGGAACGCGTCGGGCAAAAACAAACGGAAGCgctgcagtgttttttcctTCAAGCAGGATGCTGCTGCACAGAACCCGTTTCATGTCTTggtatttgttttcctctgcatgCCACACCGGTGATTAATTGGCTTTGAGATTGTTTTATTGGAATGTCATTGTGCCTGTTGTGGAACAAGGCTCTTTGTgggctttttttctcttcttttttaatgCTCCACCAACACAAGGAGACATGGACATCCTGTTTCCTCAGAACCAGTGAGCTGTCATGTCCAGGAATCTCCTCCACCTTCACATGCTGAGAGAATGTTAAATGTCTTCCTTTAAATGTCAGTCGCCTAATAAGAGGAGTCGGGTCATAATTGgttttaaggattttaaaagCCGACCCTGAAGTCGGCAGCTCCTGAGGAGTCCTGTTAGACCTTTCATTGGACGTCTCCCTTACTGCTGGTATGCCTTATAGAGCTGTTCACTTCTAAATGTTTTGTCTCAAGTACTCAGTGGAGTTCCGCTAAAGAATGTTATGACAACAGTGATTTATGTTCCTGATTTAACACCTGTTTCTGCTCGTAAGTAAGAGTGCTACTGCAAAAAACAGTAGTAGAGCAGTAACTTTTTTTTGGGAAGCAATTTCCTAATAGAGATCTCAACAAATTTCAATAGATGAATTTGAAATTAGCCTTTAATTTAAGATGGTCCATGTTAATGCTCTCATTTTGGAAGCCAGTTCATGGTAACAAATGTGAAGCTCAGCAGAGGCTTACTGCCTTTTCTGgaacacattttccatttctttcagGTGATTTATGCTTTCTCTGAACAGTGTCTACAATATCTGTTTATACCTGCACACAtagctttatatttattttatattctagATACatccttatttttatttttattataattctttGCTCTGTAGACTTCTTATCTTGGTTGGAGaaactgctttgttttaaaaagataatCCACAGCACATCTTGCACCTCTAAACGTAAAGTTGAAACCTTATACTAGGTTTCTTTCGGGTCAAAGAAGCTCTCTGACACTTTGTTACTTCACTGAGGTTTACATCGATCCTGCTTCACCAGAGATGACCTCCTTGGGTTAAGTTTAATGAAAGATAAATGTGTTTACGCTGAGATCGAAAAAGCTATAGCATCAGCC
Encoded here:
- the spns2 gene encoding protein spinster homolog 2 isoform X2, which translates into the protein MCVESDGCEIEGCSSSDEVRTLSGSMSPGLKSNPDLHPCRPGQKFRAALLRCRSPAAAAAILSFGNVLNYMDRYTVAGVLLDIQRHYEVSDSRIGLLQTVFICSFMVAAPIFGYLGDRFNRKVILSCGIFFWSIVTLLSSFISKEYYWLFVLSRGLVGIGESSYSSISPTIIGDLFTNNSRTTMLSIFYLAIPLGSGLGYILGSSAKVAAGDWHWALRVSPVLGITAGTLILVFVPEPKRGSADQMGGRIKTRTSWCCDMKALAKNRSYVFSSLASAAVSFATGAFGIWIPLYLARAQVVQKTAEACTKEICSSTDSLIFGAITCVTGLLGVVIGAVTTRLCRQKTERADPLVCAVSMLGSAIFICLIFVVAKKSIIGAYVCIFIGETLLFLNWAITADILMFVVIPTRRATAVAFQSFTSHLLGDAGSPYLIGLISDGLQQSYTTSSLWRFLSLGYALMLCPFIIVLGGMFFLATALFFLDDREKAEKQLNQLTHPPSSVKV
- the spns2 gene encoding protein spinster homolog 2 isoform X1; this encodes MCVESDGCEIEGCSSSDEVRTLSGSMSPGLKSNPDLHPCRPGQKFRAALLRCRSPAAAAAILSFGNVLNYMDRYTVAGVLLDIQRHYEVSDSRIGLLQTVFICSFMVAAPIFGYLGDRFNRKVILSCGIFFWSIVTLLSSFISKEYYWLFVLSRGLVGIGESSYSSISPTIIGDLFTNNSRTTMLSIFYLAIPLGSGLGYILGSSAKVAAGDWHWALRVSPVLGITAGTLILVFVPEPKRGSADQMGGRIKTRTSWCCDMKALAKNRSYVFSSLASAAVSFATGAFGIWIPLYLARAQVVQKTAEACTKEICSSTDSLIFGAITCVTGLLGVVIGAVTTRLCRQKTERADPLVCAVSMLGSAIFICLIFVVAKKSIIGAYVCIFIGETLLFLNWAITADILMFVVIPTRRATAVAFQSFTSHLLGDAGSPYLIGLISDGLQQSYTTSSLWRFLSLGYALMLCPFIIVLGGMFFLATALFFLDDREKAEKQLNQLTHPPSSVKVTTK